tgtgcggcctccagggcattgtccggctgtagagctaaatcatgcccatcgtgacagtgcggcgcgctcggctgtggctcgaatccatcaaagatcaagtccccgcggatgtcagccgtgaagttcaaacttccaaatctgacctgacggccaggggcgtagcttttgatctactccagatggccaagcgaattggcccgcagtgcaaagccgccgaatacgaagatctgtccggggagaaaggtctcaccctggactgcgtcattgttgatgatcgaagaagccatcgagcctatcggtgacgacacagaggaactctcaatgaaagcaccaatgtcagtgtcaaaaccggcggatctcaggtagggggtcccgaactatgcgtctaggcggatggtaacaggagacaaggaacacgatgttttacccaggttcgggccctcttgatggaggtaaaaccctacgtcctacttgattgatattgatgatgtgggtattacaagagtagatctaccacgagatcaaggaggctaaaccctagaagctagcctatggtatggttgttgttcgtcctacggactaaagccatccggtttatatagacaccggagagggcttgggttacacagagtcggttacaatggtaggagatctacatatctgtatcgccaagcttgccttccacgccaaggaaagtcccatccggacagggacggggtcttcaatcttgtatcttcacactcttggagtccggccgatgatgatagtctggctatccggacaccccctagtccagaactccctcaaccaattttctaagatggcacatttcattccttgcaacaagatagacgatgcttcacacattgcaaatctcttttgtagggaaatcttgcacctccatggagtaccaaagacaatcgtctccgaccgcgacgtcaagttcttgagttacttttggaagacgctatgcgccaagctcagaatcaagctcttgttctcatccgcatatcatcctcaaaccgacggccaaacggaggtgacgaaccgtatgctctccactctacttcgcgtgttgatcaagaagaacatcaaggagtgggaggagtgtctacccattgccgagtatgcctacaaccgtgcaagacattcgacgaccggcaagtcccccttcgaggtcgtctacggcttcagcCCGTTGTCCCcgttggacattctacctcttcctctataAGAGCGCACCAACCTCAACGCAAGTgtccgtgcaagctacatcaagaagatgcatgaagatacaaggcacaccatcgagcgccaagtacaacgagaCCAAGCTAAAcatcaacaagcatcccatgatattcaacatcggaGACCTCATGcggctacacctttgcaaggaccgcttccccaatgaacgcaagtccgaacttctacctcgagccgatggacccttcaaggtgctagcacgctacaacaacaacgcttacaagaccGATCTCCCACGCGAAAAGTACAACGTGAGCAACATCTTCAACGTcaccgatctctccccgtaccatggtgatgaggatttcgatccgaggtcggatctttcccaagggggggggagatgatgcggagcatccttcagtcatccccatggaccttccatcgtctcaccaagcaccaagaggacccatgactagagcacgagctagagctctcgagaccgaggtgacttctctccttagtgatatctcatatgatcctcttgaGACATGGTTACTGCCTAAATCAGGAATGTTGTGCaggattaggtaccaagaggaccctcccgaggatgtacatgaagatggtcaagaccccaagtccacggaagaagagaaccaatggaagaaggtGAGAACAGCCTCCAGGCACCCGACATCCGGTCAtgatcccggacatccggcacctggaGATCTACATGGCCAGGACTCTGCCGAAGAAGCTACAGGCACCGGACATCCTGCgtccagcccgaacatccggccctcctcaccggaaatccggcctccggcccggacatccggacacGCCGTCCATGAAGCACAGAAGCatgccccgacagcccggacatccggccgccaacccggacatccggcctctcttgaagcaccggacatccggcccctccgcccggacatccggcgccgccCATCCAGAGAGCAGCGCGGCCGTctcctccagcccggacatccggcccctctcgagccaccagacatccggcccgacgcctggacatccggccttccctgtctgcgaacagtgtaagggccgaggcccatgtacccccttcgcccctagactatatatactccatctccacctacgttttagggttagcattgtgatagctcatttgagatagagcattgctcatccgtaccggatctactcctcgtgagggaccgtacctcttcggagaagatccatccggattcaaggcctccatccggagaagacaatcaagacctcctcacggagaagaacgattactattgtatcgtcccttgttgactttggatctcgtgttactttgtgcctcggtgatctagcacttgtgtgatctaTTTCGTGTCGGTTGAATGTTTCTCTtgtttttcccctcgtgttcttccgcgcgttcttcgtgttccccgtagggatcctctccaaacgtgaaagatcggcccctagggttccgccctacatcaaagCTCCTCCCAGTGTCCACGCGCGAGCGCTGGATGGAGATGCAGAGCGTGAGCTCCTCCTCGTCGTATTCCTCCTTCACGAGACCTTCCTAATCCACGGGATCGGCCTCACCGCTAAAATCCTGACCGGAGTTGGCCACGACAGATGGAAGGGGAAGGGTTTAGGAGGAATCAAATGAGCGAGGGAAGCGGATGAGACGAGTGTGGAGTGAGAAAGTGGGTTTGACTAGGGTTTCGTCCGATGGGGTGGGGTTTTTGTGGGGGCATCGATGGGGTGGCGCAGGCCATAGCTGGCTAGGCCTACGTGGTGGACGCATCCGGACATCTCCATATCCACCTCTGATTTGGACCCAATATGGGGAGTGCCAGTCAGTTCAGGCGTTTGGACCACCTATGAAAAGGCCGGTTGAGTGGCGTCTTTGTGTCCGGATACTGTCCGGGCAGTTCGTCCGGGCGCTTGGGGTGGGTATGGGTTCGAACTGAGGTAAAAGTTGACACTTGAGTAATAAGGCTACGGTAACCAGTGGGGTGATCTTTGGCCGTCGAGCGACGAGGAGTTGAGGAGCGAGCTGGCTGTTGATTAACTGATGAACGAACCGTCACTGTCTTACTGAATTGAACACTCGCATCCTCCACCTCCACCTAGCCATGTCCCGCCTCCGCCACTCCACCTCCACCGCGCCGAtgttccacctccgcctcctccgctgCCGCTTCTCCTCCATCTCCACCTTGCCGCCGTCACGCTCATGGTCTCCCCATGCAGCCTTTGCCGCGGCCACAGAGCGCGTCATCGCTGGGACGCTCAGCCCGGAGGACGCACACCGCCTGTTCGACGAATTGCTACGGCAGGCCACTCCGGTCCCCGCGCGCTCCCTGAACGGCTTCCTCACGGCCCTCTCCCGTGCGCCGGACACCGGCGCCTGCAGAGACGGCCCCGCCCTCTTCAACCGCACCCGCCGAGAAGAGGCCGGCTCCCGGGTGGTGTCGTCCACAATCTTCACCTACGGCATCCTCATGAACTGCTGCGGCCGCACGCGTCGTCCGGAACTTGGGCTTGCCTTCTTTGGGCGCGTCCTCAGGATGGGCCTGAAGACAAATGTGGTCGTCGCCACCATGGTCCTCCAGTGCCTCTCCAGCGCCAAACGGACAGATGAGGCTGTGGACATCCTGCTACATCGGATCTCCGAGCTCGGGTGCGTGCCTGACGCCTTCTCATACTCCATTGTTCTGAAGAGCTTATGCGATGATAGCAGGAGCCAGCGGGCACTCGACCTGCTCCACATGTGGGAGAAAGAACGAGGTGTCTGCTCCCCCAACGTAGTGACGTATAACACGGGCATCCACGGCTTCTTTAAGGAAGGTGAAGTAAGCAAGGCATGCAATCTATTCCATGAAATGGTGCAGAAAGGGGTTGAACCTAATGTGGTGACATATAGCTTGACCATTGATGCGCTGTGCAAGGCCAGAGCTATGGACAAAGCAGAGTTGTTCCTCCGGCAGATGATTGATAAAGGTGTTCAACCGAACAATGTGACATATAATGTCATGATCCATGGATATTCCACTCTGGGCCAGTGGAAAGAAGCGGGTAAAATGTTCAGAGAAATGACAAGACAGGGTCTCATACCAGATCTTGTTACTTGGACCTCGTTCATGGCCTCTCTCTGTAAGCATGGAAGAACCAAAGAAGCTGCCGAATTTTTTGATTCCATGACTGCCAAGGGCCACAAGCCTGATTTGGTCACGTACCATGTTCTGCTCCATGGGCATGCAACCGAAGGATGCTTTGCTGATATGATTAATCTCTTTAATGCAATGGCAACCAAAGGTATTCTACCCGACCGTCAGGTTTTCAACATTTTAATTGATGCACATGCTAAACATCGAATGATGGATGAAGCTATGCACATATTTACTGGAATGCAGGGGCAAGGAGTGTGTCCAGATGTATGGACCTATTCAACTCTAATATCTGCACTTTGCAGAATGGGTAGGCTGGCTGATGCCATGGATAACTTCAGTCAGATGATTGGTAAGGGAGTACAACTGAACACAGTTGTTTATCACTCCCTAATTCAGGGTTTCTCTACACATGGTGATTTGAGGAAAGCAAAGGAGTTGGTTTATGAAATGACGAACAAAGGTATTCCTTGTCCAAACATTGCATTCTTCAGTTCTATAATGGACAGTCTATGCAAAGAAGGAAGGGTTATGGATGCACATGATATCTTCCACTTGGTTACAGACATAGGTCTGAAACCTAACA
Above is a window of Triticum aestivum cultivar Chinese Spring chromosome 6B, IWGSC CS RefSeq v2.1, whole genome shotgun sequence DNA encoding:
- the LOC123138285 gene encoding protein Rf1, mitochondrial isoform X2, coding for MSRLRHSTSTAPMFHLRLLRCRFSSISTLPPSRSWSPHAAFAAATERVIAGTLSPEDAHRLFDELLRQATPVPARSLNGFLTALSRAPDTGACRDGPALFNRTRREEAGSRVVSSTIFTYGILMNCCGRTRRPELGLAFFGRVLRMGLKTNVVVATMVLQCLSSAKRTDEAVDILLHRISELGCVPDAFSYSIVLKSLCDDSRSQRALDLLHMWEKERGVCSPNVVTYNTGIHGFFKEGEVSKACNLFHEMVQKGVEPNVVTYSLTIDALCKARAMDKAELFLRQMIDKGVQPNNVTYNVMIHGYSTLGQWKEAGKMFREMTRQGLIPDLVTWTSFMASLCKHGRTKEAAEFFDSMTAKGHKPDLVTYHVLLHGHATEGCFADMINLFNAMATKGILPDRQVFNILIDAHAKHRMMDEAMHIFTGMQGQGVCPDVWTYSTLISALCRMGRLADAMDNFSQMIGKGVQLNTVVYHSLIQGFSTHGDLRKAKELVYEMTNKGIPCPNIAFFSSIMDSLCKEGRVMDAHDIFHLVTDIGLKPNIITFNTLIDGYCLVGEMEKAFGVLDSMVSAGIEADVFTYNTLAYGYCRCGRTDDGLILFREMVQNKPKPTTITYNIILDGLFRAGRTFAAKKMFLEMTETGITKLGAMDVKFDIKILNTMINAMFKVRRREEANGLFAGISASRMVPNASTYSVMIGNLLKEGSVEEAENMFSLMEKSGCAPDSRLINNIIRILLENGDIVKAGNYMSKVDGKSISLEASTTSLLMCLFSSKGKYREQISLLPVNYQFFNGVS
- the LOC123138285 gene encoding protein Rf1, mitochondrial isoform X1, which encodes MSRLRHSTSTAPMFHLRLLRCRFSSISTLPPSRSWSPHAAFAAATERVIAGTLSPEDAHRLFDELLRQATPVPARSLNGFLTALSRAPDTGACRDGPALFNRTRREEAGSRVVSSTIFTYGILMNCCGRTRRPELGLAFFGRVLRMGLKTNVVVATMVLQCLSSAKRTDEAVDILLHRISELGCVPDAFSYSIVLKSLCDDSRSQRALDLLHMWEKERGVCSPNVVTYNTGIHGFFKEGEVSKACNLFHEMVQKGVEPNVVTYSLTIDALCKARAMDKAELFLRQMIDKGVQPNNVTYNVMIHGYSTLGQWKEAGKMFREMTRQGLIPDLVTWTSFMASLCKHGRTKEAAEFFDSMTAKGHKPDLVTYHVLLHGHATEGCFADMINLFNAMATKGILPDRQVFNILIDAHAKHRMMDEAMHIFTGMQGQGVCPDVWTYSTLISALCRMGRLADAMDNFSQMIGKGVQLNTVVYHSLIQGFSTHGDLRKAKELVYEMTNKGIPCPNIAFFSSIMDSLCKEGRVMDAHDIFHLVTDIGLKPNIITFNTLIDGYCLVGEMEKAFGVLDSMVSAGIEADVFTYNTLAYGYCRCGRTDDGLILFREMVQNKPKPTTITYNIILDGLFRAGRTFAAKKMFLEMTETGITVSISTYSIILGGLCRNNCSDEAITLFQKLGAMDVKFDIKILNTMINAMFKVRRREEANGLFAGISASRMVPNASTYSVMIGNLLKEGSVEEAENMFSLMEKSGCAPDSRLINNIIRILLENGDIVKAGNYMSKVDGKSISLEASTTSLLMCLFSSKGKYREQISLLPVNYQFFNGVS
- the LOC123138285 gene encoding protein Rf1, mitochondrial isoform X3; translation: MSRLRHSTSTAPMFHLRLLRCRFSSISTLPPSRSWSPHAAFAAATERVIAGTLSPEDAHRLFDELLRQATPVPARSLNGFLTALSRAPDTGACRDGPALFNRTRREEAGSRVVSSTIFTYGILMNCCGRTRRPELGLAFFGRVLRMGLKTNVVVATMVLQCLSSAKRTDEAVDILLHRISELGCVPDAFSYSIVLKSLCDDSRSQRALDLLHMWEKERGVCSPNVVTYNTGIHGFFKEGEVSKACNLFHEMVQKGVEPNVVTYSLTIDALCKARAMDKAELFLRQMIDKGVQPNNVTYNVMIHGYSTLGQWKEAGKMFREMTRQGLIPDLVTWTSFMASLCKHGRTKEAAEFFDSMTAKGHKPDLVTYHVLLHGHATEGCFADMINLFNAMATKGILPDRQVFNILIDAHAKHRMMDEAMHIFTGMQGQGVCPDVWTYSTLISALCRMGRLADAMDNFSQMIGKGVQLNTVVYHSLIQGFSTHGDLRKAKELVYEMTNKDVEGLMMG